Proteins from a genomic interval of Lathamus discolor isolate bLatDis1 chromosome 11, bLatDis1.hap1, whole genome shotgun sequence:
- the RBL1 gene encoding retinoblastoma-like protein 1 isoform X1, whose amino-acid sequence MSRPEPPPAEPGAAIERLCQELNLDAGSAAEALRDFTALRGTYSLEGEPLHWLACALYVACRKSRVPTVGSGLMEGNAVSLTRILRSARLSLIQFFSKMKKWMDMSNLPQEFRERVERLERNFEVSTVIFKKFEPIFLDVFQNPYEETSKPQRSRKQRRMPCSVKDLFNFCWTLFVYTKGNFRMIGDDLVNSYHLLLCCLDLIFANALLCPNRRDLLNPSFKGLPAGFRMTEIKASEDSPCIIATLCELHDGLLVEAKGIKEHYFKPYISKLFDRKILKGECLLDLCNFTENSKALNKEYEEYVLTVGDFDERVFLGADAEEEIGTPRKFPVDIPVGKTAARAHVESHLQQHFEKKRSFAPSTPLTGRRYLREKEAVITPVASATQSVSRLQSIVAGLKNAPSEQLIAIFESCARSPMGSIMSRVKEIGEKFCCSYTQSTDEQPGSHIDFAVNRLMLAEILYYKILETIMVQEIRRLHGKDLTALLEQDVFHRSLMACCLEIVLFAYSSPRTFPWIIEVLDLRPFYFYKVIEVLIRSEEGLSRDMVKHLNSIEEQILESLAWTRDSALWDALQASDNKVPTCEEVIFPSNFEASNGGSGFGHLPVMPVSPIVHPRVKEVRTDLGGSLRRDMQPLSPISVHERYSSPMAGSAKRRLFGDDTPKEMQMEKVLTEGTKLTIAPASSIAAENVSASPGQTVLTMTTATVPGKTGQKITIPLHGQPCKTEAQAPCHPQGNQAHEVHLSSGNKPKRTGSLALFYRKVYHLASVRLRDLCLKLDVSNDLRRKIWTCFEFTLVHCADLMKDRHLDQLLLCAFYIMAKVTKEERTFQDIMKSYRNQPQANSHVYRSVLLRSASADGPLEKNTNQDVEMTEDLSVKTGSSSGRSAEESSSESGTEERGDLIKFYNAVYVERVKLFALKYDITNQDHAMEAPPLSPFPSIRQQTVSPRRISQQHAVYVSPHKNGACLTPRSALLYKFSGSPSKSLKDINNMIKQGEHRSKKRAITIDSDTESPTKRLCQENDDVLLKRLQDVVSERANH is encoded by the exons ATGTCCCGCCCGGAgccgccgcccgccgagcccggCGCCGCCATCGAGCGGCTCTGCCAGGAGCTCAACCTGGACGCGGGCAGCGCCGCCGAGGCCCTGCGCGACTTCACGGCGCTGCGGGGCACCTACAGCCTGGAG GGCGAGCCGCTGCACTGGCTGGCCTGTGCCCTCTACGTCGCCTGCCGCAAGAGCCGGGTGCCCACCGTGGGGAGCGGCCTGATGGAGGGGAACGCCGTGTCTCTGACCAGGATCCTGCGCTCCGCCAGGCTCAG tcTAATTCAGTTTTTTAGCAAAATGAAGAAGTGGATGGACATGTCAAATCTGCCACAGGAATTCCGAGAGCGAGTGGAGAGGCTGGAGAGAAATTTTGAAGTGTCAACTGTGATTTTCAAAAAGTTTGAACCAATATTTTTGGATGTATTTCAAAACCCTTACGAAGAAACTTCAAAACCCCAGCGAAGCAGGAAACAGAG GCGGATGCCCTGCAGTGTTAAAGATCTGTTCAACTTCTGCTGGACTCTTTTTGTGTACACCAAGG GTAATTTCCGTATGATTGGAGATGATTTAGTAAATTCCTATCATTTGCTTCTGTGCTGCTTGGACCTGATTTTTGCAAATGCCCTTTTGTGTCCAAATAGAAGAGATTTGCTAAACCCATCGTTCAAAG gTTTACCAGCAGGCTTCCGCATGACAGAGATCAAAGCCTCTGAAGATTCTCCTTGCATCATTGCcacactctgtgagctgcatgATGGGCTTTTAGTAGAAGCAAAAGGAATAAAGGAACACTACTTTAAGCCATACATTTCAAAACTGTTTGATAGGAAG ATTTTAAAAGGAGAATGTCTGTTGGATCTTTGCAATTTCACAGAAAATAG CAAAGCCCTGAATAAAGAGTATGAGGAGTATGTTCTGACAGTGGGTGACTTCGACGAGAGGGTTTTCCTCGGTGCTGATGCTGAAGAAGAAATTGGCACGCCTCGAAAATTCCCTGTAGATATACCAGtagggaaaacagcagcaagagctcaTGTGGAGAGTCATCTCCAGCAGCATTTTGAAAAG AAAAGGTCATTTGCACCTTCAACTCCCCTGACTGGAAGAAGATACCTACGAGAAAAGGAAGCTGTCATCACCCCTGTTGCTTCAGCAACGCAAAGTGTGAGTCGGTTGCAGAGCATTGTGGCTGGATTGAAAAATGCACCGAGTGAACAACTCATAGCTATTTTTGA GTCTTGTGCACGCAGCCCTATGGGAAGCATTATGAGCAGGGTGAAAGAAATAGGTGAGAAGTTCTGCTGCAGCTACACTCAGTCAACAGATGAACAGCCAGGCTCACATATAG attttGCTGTAAACAGATTAATGCTGGCAGAGATCTTGTACTATAAAATCTTGGAGACTATAATGGTGCAAGAAATACGAAGACTACATGGGAAAGATTTGACT GCTCTCTTGGAACAAGATGTCTTTCACCGCTCTCTCATGGCATGCTGCTTGGAGATCGTGCTTTTTGCATATAGCTCACCTCGGACCTTCCCCTGGATCATTGAAGTTCTTGACCTCAGGCCATTCTATTTCTATAAG GTAATTGAAGTTCTGATTCGGTCTGAGGAAGGACTTTCCAGGGACATGGTGAAGCACCTCAACAGCATTGAGGAACAAATTCTTGAGAGCCTTGCCTGGACTCGGGACTCAGCGCTCTGGGATGCCCTCCAGGCATCAGATAACAAAGTCCCAACCTGTGAAGAA GTAATATTTCCCAGTAACTTTGAAGCAAGCAATGGAGGAAGCGGATTTGGGCATTTGCCTGTGATGCCAGTATCTCCTATAGTTCATCCTCGAGTAAAAGAGGTTCGGACAGATCTTGGTGGGAGTCTAAGACGGG ACATGCAGCCATTGTCCCCAATATCTGTTCATGAGCGCTACAGTTCTCCCATGGCTGGAAGTGCAAAAAGAAGGCTCTTTGGAGATGACACCCCCAAAGAAATGCAGATGGAAAAAGTTTTAACTGAAGGAACTAAGTTGACAATTGCTCCAGCATCAAGCATTGCTGCTGAAAATGTGTCAGCTTCTCCTGGCCAAACAGTGCTGACCATGACCACAGCTACAGTCCCAGGAAAAACAGGACAGAAGATCACCATCCCACTGCATG GTCAGCCATGTAAGACAGAGGCACAAGCTCCCTGCCACCCTCAGGGGAACCAAGCACATGAAGTGCATCTGTCATCAGGAAACAAACCAAAGAGAACGGGATCCTTGGCACTGTTCTACAGAAAG GTTTATCATCTGGCAAGTGTGCGCTTGCGTGACCTGTGCTTAAAACTGGATGTTTCCAATGACCTGCGCAGGAAGATATGGACATGCTTTGAATTCACATTGGTCCACTGTGCTGATCTCATGAAGGACAGACATTTGGACCAGCTCCTCCTCTGTGCCTTTTACATCATGGCAAAG GTAACCAAAGAGGAACGAACGTTTCAGGACATCATGAAAAGTTACAGAAATCAGCCCCAAGCAAACAGCCAT GTTTATAGGAGTGTCTTGTTGAGAAGTGCTTCTGCTGATGGCCCATTggagaaaaatacaaaccaagaTGTGGAGATGACGGAAG ACTTGTCTGTGAAAACTGGCAGTTCCTCGGGACGATCCGCAGAAGAGAGCTCCAGTGAGTCGGGaacagaggagagaggagatcTCATCAAGTTTTACAATGCAGTCTATGTAGAAAGAGTGAAATTATTTGCACTGAAGTACGATATCACAAACCAGGACCATGCA ATGGAAGCACCTCCTCTGTCTCCATTCCCCAGCATCAGGCAGCAGACAGTGTCTCCTCGCCGCATCTCTCAGCAGCACGCAGTTTACGTTTCACCCCACAAGAATGGTGCCTGCTTGACACCTCGATCTGCACTCCTGTATAAATTCAGTGGGAGCCCTTCCAAG AGTTTGAAGGACATCAACAATATGATAAAACAAGGTGAACACAGGAGTAAGAAGCGAGCAATAACGATTGACAGTGACACTGAATCTCCTACGAAGCGACTCTGCCAGGAGAACGATGATGTTCTACTCAAACGTCTCCAAGATGTTGTCAGTGAAAGAGCAAATCACTGA
- the RBL1 gene encoding retinoblastoma-like protein 1 isoform X2, whose product MMNAICRLQWMLSCGGMKRSFAPSTPLTGRRYLREKEAVITPVASATQSVSRLQSIVAGLKNAPSEQLIAIFESCARSPMGSIMSRVKEIGEKFCCSYTQSTDEQPGSHIDFAVNRLMLAEILYYKILETIMVQEIRRLHGKDLTALLEQDVFHRSLMACCLEIVLFAYSSPRTFPWIIEVLDLRPFYFYKVIEVLIRSEEGLSRDMVKHLNSIEEQILESLAWTRDSALWDALQASDNKVPTCEEVIFPSNFEASNGGSGFGHLPVMPVSPIVHPRVKEVRTDLGGSLRRDMQPLSPISVHERYSSPMAGSAKRRLFGDDTPKEMQMEKVLTEGTKLTIAPASSIAAENVSASPGQTVLTMTTATVPGKTGQKITIPLHGQPCKTEAQAPCHPQGNQAHEVHLSSGNKPKRTGSLALFYRKVYHLASVRLRDLCLKLDVSNDLRRKIWTCFEFTLVHCADLMKDRHLDQLLLCAFYIMAKVTKEERTFQDIMKSYRNQPQANSHVYRSVLLRSASADGPLEKNTNQDVEMTEDLSVKTGSSSGRSAEESSSESGTEERGDLIKFYNAVYVERVKLFALKYDITNQDHAMEAPPLSPFPSIRQQTVSPRRISQQHAVYVSPHKNGACLTPRSALLYKFSGSPSKSLKDINNMIKQGEHRSKKRAITIDSDTESPTKRLCQENDDVLLKRLQDVVSERANH is encoded by the exons ATGATGAATGCTATTTGCAGGCTTCAGTGGATGCTGTCTTGTGGTGGAATG AAAAGGTCATTTGCACCTTCAACTCCCCTGACTGGAAGAAGATACCTACGAGAAAAGGAAGCTGTCATCACCCCTGTTGCTTCAGCAACGCAAAGTGTGAGTCGGTTGCAGAGCATTGTGGCTGGATTGAAAAATGCACCGAGTGAACAACTCATAGCTATTTTTGA GTCTTGTGCACGCAGCCCTATGGGAAGCATTATGAGCAGGGTGAAAGAAATAGGTGAGAAGTTCTGCTGCAGCTACACTCAGTCAACAGATGAACAGCCAGGCTCACATATAG attttGCTGTAAACAGATTAATGCTGGCAGAGATCTTGTACTATAAAATCTTGGAGACTATAATGGTGCAAGAAATACGAAGACTACATGGGAAAGATTTGACT GCTCTCTTGGAACAAGATGTCTTTCACCGCTCTCTCATGGCATGCTGCTTGGAGATCGTGCTTTTTGCATATAGCTCACCTCGGACCTTCCCCTGGATCATTGAAGTTCTTGACCTCAGGCCATTCTATTTCTATAAG GTAATTGAAGTTCTGATTCGGTCTGAGGAAGGACTTTCCAGGGACATGGTGAAGCACCTCAACAGCATTGAGGAACAAATTCTTGAGAGCCTTGCCTGGACTCGGGACTCAGCGCTCTGGGATGCCCTCCAGGCATCAGATAACAAAGTCCCAACCTGTGAAGAA GTAATATTTCCCAGTAACTTTGAAGCAAGCAATGGAGGAAGCGGATTTGGGCATTTGCCTGTGATGCCAGTATCTCCTATAGTTCATCCTCGAGTAAAAGAGGTTCGGACAGATCTTGGTGGGAGTCTAAGACGGG ACATGCAGCCATTGTCCCCAATATCTGTTCATGAGCGCTACAGTTCTCCCATGGCTGGAAGTGCAAAAAGAAGGCTCTTTGGAGATGACACCCCCAAAGAAATGCAGATGGAAAAAGTTTTAACTGAAGGAACTAAGTTGACAATTGCTCCAGCATCAAGCATTGCTGCTGAAAATGTGTCAGCTTCTCCTGGCCAAACAGTGCTGACCATGACCACAGCTACAGTCCCAGGAAAAACAGGACAGAAGATCACCATCCCACTGCATG GTCAGCCATGTAAGACAGAGGCACAAGCTCCCTGCCACCCTCAGGGGAACCAAGCACATGAAGTGCATCTGTCATCAGGAAACAAACCAAAGAGAACGGGATCCTTGGCACTGTTCTACAGAAAG GTTTATCATCTGGCAAGTGTGCGCTTGCGTGACCTGTGCTTAAAACTGGATGTTTCCAATGACCTGCGCAGGAAGATATGGACATGCTTTGAATTCACATTGGTCCACTGTGCTGATCTCATGAAGGACAGACATTTGGACCAGCTCCTCCTCTGTGCCTTTTACATCATGGCAAAG GTAACCAAAGAGGAACGAACGTTTCAGGACATCATGAAAAGTTACAGAAATCAGCCCCAAGCAAACAGCCAT GTTTATAGGAGTGTCTTGTTGAGAAGTGCTTCTGCTGATGGCCCATTggagaaaaatacaaaccaagaTGTGGAGATGACGGAAG ACTTGTCTGTGAAAACTGGCAGTTCCTCGGGACGATCCGCAGAAGAGAGCTCCAGTGAGTCGGGaacagaggagagaggagatcTCATCAAGTTTTACAATGCAGTCTATGTAGAAAGAGTGAAATTATTTGCACTGAAGTACGATATCACAAACCAGGACCATGCA ATGGAAGCACCTCCTCTGTCTCCATTCCCCAGCATCAGGCAGCAGACAGTGTCTCCTCGCCGCATCTCTCAGCAGCACGCAGTTTACGTTTCACCCCACAAGAATGGTGCCTGCTTGACACCTCGATCTGCACTCCTGTATAAATTCAGTGGGAGCCCTTCCAAG AGTTTGAAGGACATCAACAATATGATAAAACAAGGTGAACACAGGAGTAAGAAGCGAGCAATAACGATTGACAGTGACACTGAATCTCCTACGAAGCGACTCTGCCAGGAGAACGATGATGTTCTACTCAAACGTCTCCAAGATGTTGTCAGTGAAAGAGCAAATCACTGA